In a single window of the Callithrix jacchus isolate 240 chromosome 1, calJac240_pri, whole genome shotgun sequence genome:
- the PRKACG gene encoding LOW QUALITY PROTEIN: cAMP-dependent protein kinase catalytic subunit gamma (The sequence of the model RefSeq protein was modified relative to this genomic sequence to represent the inferred CDS: deleted 2 bases in 1 codon), which yields MDNAPAKKDTKQEVKEFLARAKEDFLYRWEHPVQNTASSDQFELLKTLGAGSFGRVVLVRHQESGGHYAMKILNKQKVVKLKQVEQVLSEKRILQAINFPFLVKLQFSFRDNSNLYLVMEYVPGGDMFSRLRRVGKFREPHACFCAAQIVLAFQYLHSLDLIHRDLKPENIVIDQQGYLRVTDFGFAKRVRGRTWTLCGTPEYLAPEIILNKGYSKAVDWWALGVLTYEMAMGFPPFYADQAVQIYQKIVSGKVQFPSHVSSDLKDLLRNLLQVDLSKRFGNLRNGVGDIKNHKWFTTTNWIAIYEKKVKAPFIPKLAGPGDASNFDNYEEEEIWISINEKCANEFSEF from the exons ATGGACAACGCTCCCGCCAAGAAGGACACCAAGCAGGAGGTGAAAGAGTTCCTAGCC AGAGCCAAAGAAGATTTCCTCTACAGATGGGAACACCCTGTTCAGAACACCGCCAGCTCGGATCAGTTTGAACTGCTCAAGACGCTGGGCGCGGGCTCCTTCGGGCGGGTGGTGCTGGTGAGGCACCAGGAGAGCGGCGGCCACTACGCCATGAAGATCCTCAACAAGCAGAAGGTGGTGAAACTGAAGCAGGTCGAGCAAGTCCTGAGCGAGAAGCGCATCCTGCAGGCGATCAACTTTCCGTTCCTTGTCAAGCTCCAGTTCTCCTTCAGGGACAACTCCAACCTGTACCTGGTGATGGAGTACGTGCCGGGTGGGGACATGTTCTCCCGCCTACGGCGCGTCGGAAAGTTCAGAGAGCCCCATGCCTGTTTCTGTGCAGCCCAGATCGTCCTGGCCTTCCAGTACCTGCACTCGCTCGACCTCATCCACCGCGACCTGAAGCCCGAGAACATCGTCATCGACCAGCAGGGCTACCTGCGGGTGACGGACTTCGGTTTCGCCAAGCGCGTGAGGGGCCGCACTTGGACCCTGTGCGGGACCCCCGAGTACCTTGCCCCCGAGATCATCCTGAACAAAGGCTACAGCAAGGCCGTGGACTGGTGGGCCCTGGGGGTGCTCACCTATGAGATGGCCATGGGCTTCCCGCCCTTCTATGCTGACCAGGCGGTCCAAATCTACCAGAAGATCGTCTCTGGGAAGGTGCAGTTCCCCTCCCACGTCAGCTCTGACCTCAAGGACCTGCTGCGGAACCTGCTGCAGGTGGACCTCTCCAAGCGCTTCGGGAACCTCCGGAATGGGGTCGGCGACATCAAGAACCACAAGTGGTTCACCACAACCAATTGGATTGCCATCTATGAGAAGAAGGTGAAAGCTCCCTTCATCCCGAAGTTGGCAGGCCCTGGGGATGCCAGTAACTTTGACAACTACGAGGAGGAAGAGATCTGGATCTCCATCAACGAGAAGTGTGCCAACGAGTTTTCTGAGTTTTAG